AAGTGATGGAACTGAAGCTGATCGTCTGGCGGCAGAAGGGGCCGGACGAGCCGGGGTGGTTCGAGAACTACATCGCGAGGAACGTCAGCCAGGACCAGTCCTTCCTGGAGATGCTCGACCAGGTGAACGAGGATCTGATCCGGAAGGGAAGGATCCCGATCGCCTTCGACCATGACTGCCGGGAGGGGATCTGCGGCACCTGCTCGGCGGTCGTCAACGGCGTCCCGCACGGCGGCTTCGAGCGGACCACCGTCTGCCAGCTCCACATGCGGAAGTTCAAGGACGGGGACGCGATCTACATCGAGCCGTGGCGGGCGCGCGCCTTCCCCATCCTCCGGGACCTCGTCGTGGACCGCGGGGCGCTCGACAAGCTGATCCAGGCGGGCGGCTACATTTCCTGCCACACCGGCGGCGTGCCCGACGGCAACTCCATCCCGGTCTCCAAGGCGGACTCCGACAAGGCGATGGACGCGGCGCAGTGCATCGGGTGCGGCGCGTGCGTGGCGGCGTGCCCCAACGGCTCCGCGATGCTCTTCGTCGGCGCCAAGGTCTCCCA
The genomic region above belongs to Thermodesulfobacteriota bacterium and contains:
- a CDS encoding succinate dehydrogenase/fumarate reductase iron-sulfur subunit, which encodes MELKLIVWRQKGPDEPGWFENYIARNVSQDQSFLEMLDQVNEDLIRKGRIPIAFDHDCREGICGTCSAVVNGVPHGGFERTTVCQLHMRKFKDGDAIYIEPWRARAFPILRDLVVDRGALDKLIQAGGYISCHTGGVPDGNSIPVSKADSDKAMDAAQCIGCGACVAACPNGSAMLFVGAKVSHLAALPQGQVEAPERVVAMIQAMRDCGFGNCSNHYECQAVCPKDIDVKFISKLNREFLTALILAKAGPFKATAG